In the genome of Leeuwenhoekiella sp. MAR_2009_132, one region contains:
- a CDS encoding cell division ATP-binding protein FtsE, translating into MSTPVLQLKNASIFQRESLILSDISLSINKGEFVYLIGKTGSGKSSFMKTLYGDLPLQQGEGTIVDFDLVTLKEKQIPFLRRKLGVVFQDFKLLNDRTVKENLKFVLKATGWKIQADMDTKIDEVLDKVGMKTKGFKYPYQLSGGEQQRVAIARALLNDPELILADEPTGNLDPQTSVEVMGVLQEINKNGNTILMATHDYALLLKYPSKTLKCDGNKIFEVVQKTI; encoded by the coding sequence ATGTCAACACCGGTTCTGCAACTTAAAAATGCATCTATTTTTCAGCGTGAAAGCCTTATTCTTTCAGATATAAGTCTTTCTATAAATAAAGGTGAGTTTGTATATCTCATAGGTAAAACCGGAAGTGGTAAGAGTAGTTTTATGAAAACGCTTTATGGTGATTTGCCCTTGCAACAAGGTGAAGGCACTATTGTAGATTTTGATTTAGTGACCTTAAAAGAGAAGCAAATTCCTTTTTTACGCCGAAAACTTGGCGTTGTCTTTCAGGATTTTAAATTACTAAATGATCGTACCGTAAAAGAAAATCTCAAGTTTGTTTTAAAAGCAACCGGCTGGAAAATTCAGGCAGACATGGATACTAAGATTGATGAAGTCTTAGACAAGGTAGGTATGAAAACCAAAGGCTTTAAATACCCTTATCAGCTTTCTGGCGGTGAGCAACAACGTGTAGCAATTGCCCGTGCTTTGCTCAACGACCCTGAGCTTATTTTAGCAGATGAGCCTACCGGAAATCTTGACCCGCAAACTTCTGTAGAGGTTATGGGCGTGCTTCAAGAAATCAACAAAAATGGCAATACTATTTTAATGGCTACTCACGATTATGCATTGCTTTTAAAATACCCTTCAAAAACTCTTAAATGCGACGGAAATAAAATCTTTGAAGTCGTACAAAAGACCATTTAA
- a CDS encoding glycosyltransferase family 2 protein translates to MLSILIPVFNTDVSELVFSIRTMAETLNLVYEIRLADDASTDFQTRSKNQFLIGLQHCTYTQFETNRGRTATSQFLAEEARYDWLLFLDADVMPVNSDFLEQIVLNMQRAQVIFGGIAYSKEFPENNKMLRWVYGKNRESRLKKEREFNPYKSITAAGLAITKSLYLELNMPLTNLYGLDIYLTYRLKKLKAVVLHLENPVMHLGLEDSESYLQKTYEGLQTLVYLQRHDLIAEDYRPLQQIALKMQKTGVANGYIKLFHRIQKKVIKNLLSSKPSLKLFDAYRLYYFLKILKEDA, encoded by the coding sequence ATGTTATCTATTCTCATACCGGTTTTTAATACTGATGTTTCAGAATTGGTTTTCAGCATTCGCACTATGGCTGAAACCTTAAATCTCGTATACGAAATACGGTTGGCAGACGATGCATCTACAGATTTTCAGACACGATCTAAAAATCAGTTTTTAATAGGTCTTCAACATTGTACCTATACGCAGTTTGAAACCAATAGAGGTAGAACCGCTACCAGCCAATTTCTTGCAGAAGAGGCGCGCTATGATTGGCTTCTTTTTTTAGATGCAGATGTAATGCCGGTTAACTCAGATTTTCTTGAGCAAATAGTTTTAAATATGCAACGTGCTCAGGTTATTTTTGGAGGTATCGCATACTCAAAAGAATTTCCTGAAAACAACAAAATGCTGCGTTGGGTTTATGGTAAAAACCGCGAAAGCCGGTTAAAAAAAGAACGTGAATTCAATCCTTACAAATCTATCACCGCAGCGGGGTTAGCCATCACTAAAAGTCTTTATCTGGAGTTGAATATGCCTCTTACAAATTTGTATGGGTTAGACATTTACCTAACCTACAGATTAAAAAAACTTAAGGCAGTTGTTTTGCATCTTGAAAATCCGGTGATGCATTTAGGACTTGAAGATTCTGAATCATATCTTCAAAAAACCTATGAAGGTTTGCAAACTTTAGTCTATTTGCAGCGTCACGACCTTATTGCAGAAGATTACAGACCCTTACAGCAAATCGCACTCAAAATGCAAAAAACAGGTGTTGCTAATGGCTATATAAAATTGTTCCATCGCATTCAAAAGAAGGTGATAAAAAACTTACTTTCTTCAAAACCCTCGTTAAAACTATTTGATGCCTATCGTTTGTATTATTTTCTTAAAATCCTGAAAGAAGATGCCTAA
- a CDS encoding O-antigen translocase, translated as MLKYLRLLIAQNILLKVSLFNAIGIFVRVVCGLITSKLIAFYLGASGMAILGDLRNFLSSVQSVSQLGISNGVIKYTAEYKTEKYRFNRLVATALKIGLGCSIVVGCILVVFSNPINYFVFNGVHDYASIIKITGFVLPLFTLNALLVNVINGMGAYKKVIQINVATNVLGVVVSALLIIYFNLFGALLALVISGVMAFVITGVFLLNKRHYFLQMVGERIDIEIVKKLASYGGMTLFSAIASPWVYIAIRKHIIKTDGIVNAGYWDAMLRLSEYYMMFATTLMTLYFLPKLSAVASKKEFRTEVLNFYKTILPFFGVGLILIFLLKSYIIKIVFNASFLEMRSIFIWQLAGDFFRVASLVIAYQLVAKNKFWLFIGTQILSLSIIYLSSRIFIDAYGFIGAAMGHLLSYALYLLVMVGVFYKSLFGRL; from the coding sequence ATGCTTAAGTATTTACGACTGCTTATCGCACAAAATATACTGCTTAAAGTAAGTTTGTTTAATGCCATAGGTATTTTTGTGCGTGTGGTTTGCGGGTTAATCACTTCAAAATTAATTGCGTTTTATCTGGGCGCTTCGGGAATGGCAATTCTTGGGGATTTGCGTAACTTTTTAAGCTCGGTACAGAGCGTAAGTCAGTTGGGAATTAGTAACGGGGTCATTAAATATACTGCTGAATATAAAACAGAGAAATATAGATTTAATCGTTTAGTAGCGACTGCTCTAAAAATAGGATTAGGATGCTCGATAGTAGTAGGTTGTATCTTAGTAGTATTCTCAAATCCTATAAATTATTTTGTGTTTAATGGCGTACATGACTATGCATCTATAATTAAAATTACAGGTTTTGTATTGCCTCTATTTACTCTTAATGCATTACTGGTAAACGTTATTAATGGGATGGGAGCTTATAAAAAAGTCATTCAAATTAATGTAGCCACTAATGTTCTGGGTGTGGTCGTTTCCGCCTTATTAATTATTTACTTCAATCTTTTTGGAGCTTTACTGGCCTTAGTAATTTCAGGAGTAATGGCTTTTGTGATAACAGGTGTTTTTCTGTTGAACAAGCGGCATTATTTTTTACAAATGGTAGGAGAGCGCATAGATATTGAAATCGTAAAAAAGTTAGCTTCTTATGGCGGGATGACTCTTTTTTCTGCAATTGCATCACCCTGGGTTTATATAGCGATTCGTAAACATATTATTAAAACTGACGGAATTGTAAATGCCGGTTACTGGGATGCGATGCTGCGCCTTTCTGAATATTATATGATGTTTGCCACCACATTGATGACGCTTTATTTTTTACCTAAGCTCTCTGCGGTTGCCTCAAAAAAGGAATTTAGAACAGAAGTTTTAAATTTTTATAAAACCATTTTGCCATTTTTTGGAGTTGGTTTAATTCTTATTTTTTTGTTGAAATCATACATTATAAAGATTGTATTTAATGCCTCATTCTTAGAGATGCGATCTATTTTTATATGGCAACTTGCAGGAGATTTTTTTAGGGTGGCTAGCCTGGTAATTGCATATCAATTAGTAGCAAAAAATAAGTTTTGGTTATTTATAGGTACTCAAATACTATCCTTATCAATAATCTACTTATCTAGCCGGATTTTTATAGATGCTTATGGCTTTATAGGTGCAGCAATGGGACATTTATTAAGTTATGCCTTGTATTTGCTGGTTATGGTTGGGGTATTTTACAAATCCTTATTCGGTAGATTATGA
- a CDS encoding tetratricopeptide repeat protein: MMKKYVLLALITLVTLPVVTAQQSEAFTNELAKYNKALTLYNSKQYLAAQALFGEIKQETTDPTIEGDCAYYIANAAVRLNQSGADASMEKFVETYPTSTKRNAAYYDVAEYYFENGKYAASKRWYEQVDLDRLSYLELERFNFNMGYVHLKTNSPEEAKEYFRRVRNSEKYGPQAKYYEGFMAYENDDYEEASQLFEEVEAEEGVREDLSYFKADLNFKKGNFEEAIQLAKEQLPGATRLDASELNKIIGESYFNLGNFSEALPYLKEYKGKRGRWSNTDYYQLGYAYYKQGDFESAIGEFNKIVDGKNSVAQNAYYHLADAYLQTDRKQEALNAFRNAYQMDFVPKIKEDSGLNYAKLSYEIGNAYEPAPQAIGNYLEAYPNTTERQTLETLLIDSYITSKNYEGAMALIENNRNFQDKEAYQKVAFYRGIELYNDGNYSEAIANFEKSLKDPRTANFTARALYWKAESEYTLNNIDDALLTFKQFEQSNAASTLPEYKDLGYNLGYAYFKKKNYDQAIKYFESYSKSGASDNVRKVDAFMRLGDSYFISSKYWPAMEAYNAAIEMPGGDRDYATFQKAISYGFVDRNPQKIEALNSFTAQFPKSSYRDDALYELGNTYVATGNNDKGIEAYDRLVREIPKSKFAAKAQLKKALIYDNTGRSPQALALFKKVAQDFPGTPEGVQAVASAKLIYIDNGQVEEYGRWANGLDYISVEDSELDDAAFSSAEKQFVNSNNPVAIQNFEKYLREYPNGQRAMEAHFYLGQLYFGKEEFAKTIPHYKYVIDKERSEFTEQALARLGQVYLSERNYAAAVPVLQRLENESDIPQNTIFAQSNLMKSHYELKDYVQSVSYAEKVLANAKIDNKVKSDAQVIIARSAMKTNNESRAAEAYAQVLKIATGELAAEALYYDAFFKNKKADFKGSNVQVQKLAKDYSGYKEYGAKGLVLMAKNFYELGDAYQATYILDSVITNFTDYPEVVAEAKQELKRIKAAESKTNSSLGEN, encoded by the coding sequence ATGATGAAGAAATATGTACTTCTGGCACTAATAACGCTGGTTACGTTGCCCGTAGTTACTGCACAGCAGTCTGAGGCTTTTACAAATGAGCTTGCAAAATACAATAAGGCACTTACCTTATACAACAGTAAACAATATCTGGCTGCTCAGGCTCTTTTTGGAGAAATTAAGCAGGAAACTACAGACCCTACGATAGAAGGAGATTGTGCGTATTATATCGCTAATGCTGCAGTACGACTCAATCAAAGTGGTGCAGATGCTTCTATGGAAAAGTTTGTAGAAACCTACCCCACAAGCACAAAACGAAATGCGGCGTACTACGATGTAGCAGAATATTATTTTGAAAACGGTAAATACGCAGCATCAAAACGCTGGTATGAGCAGGTAGATTTAGACCGCTTGAGTTATTTAGAACTAGAGCGTTTTAACTTTAATATGGGCTACGTTCATTTAAAAACTAACAGTCCTGAAGAGGCTAAAGAATATTTTAGACGCGTACGCAACTCAGAAAAATACGGTCCGCAAGCCAAATATTATGAAGGGTTTATGGCTTATGAAAATGATGATTACGAAGAAGCAAGTCAACTTTTTGAAGAAGTAGAAGCAGAAGAAGGCGTTCGGGAAGATCTGAGTTACTTTAAAGCCGATTTAAACTTTAAAAAAGGAAATTTTGAGGAGGCTATACAATTGGCTAAAGAGCAATTGCCTGGCGCAACCCGCTTAGATGCTTCAGAATTAAATAAAATAATAGGAGAGAGTTATTTTAATTTGGGTAATTTTTCAGAAGCACTTCCTTATTTAAAAGAATATAAAGGTAAACGCGGTCGCTGGTCTAACACAGACTACTACCAGTTAGGTTATGCCTATTACAAACAAGGCGATTTTGAAAGCGCAATAGGGGAATTCAATAAGATTGTAGACGGTAAAAACAGTGTGGCTCAAAATGCGTATTACCATCTTGCCGATGCCTATTTACAAACAGACCGCAAGCAGGAAGCGCTTAATGCGTTTCGTAATGCGTATCAAATGGATTTTGTGCCAAAGATTAAAGAAGATAGTGGTTTAAACTATGCTAAGTTAAGTTACGAGATAGGTAATGCATATGAGCCGGCACCGCAGGCAATAGGAAATTACTTAGAAGCCTACCCTAATACAACAGAGCGTCAAACCTTAGAAACGCTTCTAATTGATTCTTACATTACTTCTAAAAATTATGAAGGTGCTATGGCGCTGATTGAAAATAATAGAAATTTTCAAGACAAGGAAGCCTACCAAAAAGTAGCATTCTACCGAGGAATCGAATTATACAATGACGGAAACTACAGTGAAGCCATTGCAAATTTTGAAAAGTCACTTAAAGACCCGCGTACTGCTAATTTTACAGCACGCGCATTATACTGGAAAGCAGAAAGTGAGTACACGCTTAATAACATAGACGATGCACTACTAACGTTTAAGCAGTTTGAGCAAAGCAATGCGGCGAGTACGTTGCCAGAATATAAAGACCTGGGTTACAACTTAGGTTATGCATACTTCAAAAAGAAAAACTACGATCAGGCAATCAAATATTTTGAAAGTTATAGCAAGTCTGGCGCTTCAGACAATGTGCGTAAAGTAGATGCGTTTATGCGTCTGGGAGATAGTTACTTTATAAGCAGTAAATACTGGCCGGCTATGGAAGCTTACAATGCAGCAATAGAGATGCCGGGAGGTGATCGCGATTATGCAACCTTTCAAAAAGCAATTAGTTATGGTTTTGTAGATCGTAATCCTCAAAAGATTGAGGCGTTAAACAGTTTTACAGCTCAGTTTCCAAAATCGAGCTACCGCGATGATGCTTTATATGAATTGGGTAACACTTATGTAGCTACCGGTAATAACGATAAAGGTATTGAAGCCTATGATCGTCTGGTACGCGAAATACCAAAAAGTAAGTTTGCTGCAAAAGCGCAGCTTAAAAAGGCACTTATTTACGATAATACCGGTCGCAGTCCGCAGGCTTTAGCACTGTTTAAAAAAGTAGCTCAGGATTTTCCGGGAACTCCAGAAGGGGTTCAGGCAGTTGCTTCTGCAAAGTTGATTTATATAGACAACGGGCAGGTAGAAGAGTACGGTCGTTGGGCAAATGGTCTTGATTATATTTCTGTAGAAGATTCAGAATTAGATGATGCTGCTTTTTCTTCCGCGGAAAAACAATTTGTAAATAGTAACAATCCTGTTGCTATTCAGAATTTTGAAAAATATCTAAGAGAGTATCCTAACGGACAACGTGCTATGGAAGCACACTTTTACCTGGGGCAGTTGTACTTTGGTAAAGAGGAGTTTGCGAAAACAATCCCGCATTACAAGTATGTTATTGATAAAGAGCGTAGCGAGTTTACAGAGCAGGCGTTAGCACGTTTAGGGCAGGTTTATTTGAGTGAGCGTAACTACGCCGCTGCTGTACCTGTGCTTCAGCGTTTAGAGAATGAGTCTGATATACCACAGAATACCATTTTTGCACAGAGTAACTTGATGAAGTCACATTACGAACTTAAAGATTACGTGCAATCTGTTTCTTATGCAGAGAAGGTTTTAGCAAATGCTAAAATTGATAATAAGGTAAAAAGTGATGCTCAGGTAATCATTGCCCGTAGTGCGATGAAAACGAATAATGAAAGTCGAGCGGCAGAAGCGTATGCACAGGTTTTAAAAATTGCAACAGGAGAATTAGCTGCAGAAGCTTTGTATTACGATGCATTCTTTAAAAACAAAAAAGCTGACTTCAAGGGCTCTAATGTACAGGTTCAGAAACTGGCTAAAGATTACAGCGGTTACAAAGAGTATGGTGCAAAAGGTCTGGTGTTAATGGCTAAAAACTTTTACGAGTTAGGAGATGCATACCAGGCGACTTACATTTTAGACAGTGTAATTACAAACTTTACAGATTATCCTGAGGTAGTTGCAGAGGCGAAACAAGAACTAAAGCGCATCAAAGCAGCAGAGTCTAAAACGAATTCATCTTTAGGAGAAAATTAA
- a CDS encoding glycosyltransferase family 2 protein — translation MPKITVVIPLYNKANFIKETLQSVYAQNFTDYEVVVINDGSTDGSEHHVLSLKNEKTKLINQANNGLSNARNTGIEHALGSVICLIDADDIWLPNHLQKIANLIDSYPEAQLYGTAYSELLPNGLLIKPKTNTGFKTTTLLIEDFFITSAQQPFITPSSFGFKKEIIRTIGGFDPTITYAEDTDFFIRANLNYKLAFDATTTCHYRYESENQITRSKLSFKKQPDYAKYLLENAGNYSLKRFINLNYYYLCNSYKAERATEAFIAMRKNVDTNFLNNKQRFLLNAPPAMLNSIRYFKQKMLFKGKRLTSF, via the coding sequence ATGCCTAAAATTACTGTCGTCATACCGCTATATAACAAGGCAAATTTCATTAAAGAAACCTTACAATCTGTGTATGCTCAAAACTTTACAGATTATGAAGTAGTGGTTATTAATGACGGGAGTACCGATGGAAGTGAACATCACGTATTAAGTCTTAAAAATGAAAAAACTAAACTTATAAATCAAGCTAATAACGGACTCTCAAATGCCCGAAACACGGGAATAGAACACGCCTTAGGTAGTGTAATTTGCCTTATAGATGCAGATGATATATGGCTTCCCAATCATCTTCAAAAGATTGCAAATCTTATTGATTCCTACCCTGAAGCTCAGCTTTACGGCACTGCTTACAGTGAATTATTGCCTAACGGATTACTCATAAAACCAAAAACAAACACAGGCTTTAAAACAACTACTCTTCTCATTGAAGATTTTTTTATAACAAGTGCACAACAGCCGTTTATTACTCCCAGTAGTTTCGGTTTTAAAAAAGAAATCATTCGCACTATTGGCGGCTTTGATCCAACAATAACCTACGCTGAGGATACCGATTTTTTTATACGTGCAAACCTCAATTATAAATTGGCTTTTGACGCTACTACGACCTGCCACTATAGATACGAAAGTGAAAATCAAATTACGCGCAGCAAACTGAGTTTTAAAAAACAACCTGATTATGCCAAATACCTTTTAGAAAACGCAGGTAATTACTCCTTAAAGAGGTTTATTAATCTCAACTATTATTACCTCTGTAATTCTTATAAGGCAGAACGCGCTACTGAAGCCTTCATAGCAATGAGAAAAAATGTAGATACCAACTTTTTAAATAACAAGCAGCGTTTTTTATTAAACGCACCTCCAGCAATGCTCAACAGCATACGCTATTTTAAACAGAAAATGCTTTTTAAAGGAAAGCGACTTACGAGTTTTTAA
- a CDS encoding sugar 3,4-ketoisomerase → MNIPRRIALPKIEDQRGNLSVIEQDSLPFKFKRVYYLYDVPSGASRGGHAHRKQSEFLIALSGSFDVLIKTGIGQEVFTLNKPNEGLLIPNGYWRELDNFSSAGICLVAAEDAFKEDDYIRDFEDFVAFKNS, encoded by the coding sequence ATGAATATTCCCAGACGCATAGCATTACCTAAGATAGAGGATCAACGAGGAAATCTTTCGGTAATAGAACAAGATTCGCTCCCTTTTAAATTTAAAAGGGTTTACTATTTATATGATGTGCCTAGTGGCGCTTCGCGTGGCGGCCATGCACATCGAAAACAGAGTGAATTTCTAATTGCATTATCAGGAAGTTTTGATGTGCTTATAAAAACAGGAATCGGACAGGAGGTTTTTACCTTAAATAAACCTAATGAAGGCTTGTTGATACCTAATGGATATTGGCGTGAGCTTGATAATTTTTCAAGTGCTGGTATTTGCCTGGTTGCAGCAGAAGACGCTTTTAAAGAAGACGATTATATTCGTGACTTTGAAGATTTTGTCGCATTTAAAAACTCGTAA
- a CDS encoding acyltransferase family protein yields MIKSLASLRFVFAFMVFLHHIGILQDAIGHAFFYSLSGFILSYVYQERFVQQRFTTRAFLKLRFSRLYPLYILTLLVAIPLTIDAFALEPIEEILKLVSSIFMLQSFIPVADYYFSFNGLAWSISDLFFFYTLFPILIKGLYKASAKALLGSSILVMLGIFGLMQIVPEAWQHWFFYVNPFLRLADFVLGMVLFQLLKNVVFKKYEPRFTFYEIVACLLLIGFYWGAPLFPKVLRYSIYYWIPMTVFIGVFAVQKGYISRLLTNRVMLLLGELSFGFYLWHQLIIRYAYRFVNHYQLGINIWLLISLCFILILVVSWFSYRYFEMPIKRKLRQFWV; encoded by the coding sequence ATGATTAAATCACTGGCTTCATTGCGTTTTGTGTTTGCTTTTATGGTGTTTTTACATCATATAGGTATTTTACAAGATGCTATAGGTCACGCCTTTTTTTACAGTCTCAGCGGTTTTATACTCTCGTATGTTTATCAAGAGCGATTTGTGCAACAGCGGTTTACTACACGTGCATTTCTAAAACTTCGATTTAGTAGATTATATCCTTTGTATATTCTCACACTGCTGGTTGCAATTCCTCTTACAATTGATGCATTTGCGCTTGAGCCTATTGAGGAAATTTTAAAATTGGTGAGCAGTATTTTTATGCTTCAAAGTTTTATTCCTGTAGCAGATTATTATTTTTCTTTTAACGGTTTGGCGTGGAGTATATCAGATTTGTTTTTCTTTTATACGCTCTTTCCAATACTTATTAAAGGGCTGTACAAAGCTTCCGCGAAAGCATTACTGGGAAGTTCTATTTTAGTTATGCTGGGTATTTTTGGCTTAATGCAAATTGTACCCGAAGCCTGGCAGCACTGGTTTTTTTATGTGAATCCGTTTTTGCGTTTAGCAGATTTTGTATTGGGAATGGTACTCTTTCAATTATTAAAAAATGTAGTATTTAAAAAATACGAACCCAGATTCACATTTTACGAAATAGTTGCGTGTTTACTGCTTATAGGATTTTACTGGGGGGCACCATTGTTTCCTAAAGTGTTGCGGTATTCAATCTATTATTGGATTCCTATGACAGTTTTTATTGGTGTTTTTGCAGTTCAAAAAGGATATATATCGCGTCTTTTAACTAATAGGGTGATGCTACTTTTAGGAGAACTCAGTTTTGGGTTTTACCTCTGGCATCAGCTAATTATACGTTATGCCTATCGTTTTGTAAATCATTACCAATTGGGAATAAATATATGGCTATTGATAAGCCTGTGTTTTATACTAATACTTGTAGTAAGTTGGTTCTCGTATCGCTATTTTGAAATGCCAATCAAGCGGAAACTGCGTCAGTTTTGGGTTTAG
- a CDS encoding glycosyltransferase, whose translation MRILLVGEYSNLHNSLKAGLENLGHTVTLMSTGDAFKDYPSDVKLKAKRITGYSLLNFYRKALYRLTKFDIATLEIGYRALDYLVDQKPYDVIQLINEYPLKTPYFIERRIIEQLRQLTPKLVILACGDDLIYLSNLNKLKHHPILQHPEIEFPYSEQYISLSHKKYHDFIFKLKDLIISTDFDYHPAYTNVDDYYGLIPNPIHLEKLVALPLPKPNPIVIFHGINQVNYYKKGNNYFEAALEIIQNKYPNRVQVVSVSNIPYAEYINAYDNAHIILDQTYAEDQGYNALEAMAKGKVVFTGAGELFTKHYKLAKNSVAIHTIPDAEIIADDLEQLILNPSLITEIGLNARKFIEEYHDSTAIAKQYIKAWETAKPKTDAVSA comes from the coding sequence ATGAGAATTCTGCTGGTAGGTGAATACAGCAATCTGCACAACAGTCTAAAAGCCGGACTGGAAAATTTAGGTCACACCGTAACTTTAATGAGTACGGGGGATGCTTTTAAAGACTACCCTTCAGACGTAAAACTAAAAGCAAAGCGTATAACCGGTTACTCGCTGTTAAACTTTTATCGAAAAGCCCTGTACCGACTCACAAAATTTGATATTGCTACGCTTGAAATTGGTTACCGAGCATTAGATTATCTGGTAGATCAAAAACCTTATGATGTTATTCAGCTTATTAATGAATACCCCTTAAAAACTCCTTATTTTATAGAACGTAGAATCATAGAACAGCTGCGGCAATTAACTCCTAAATTAGTTATTCTGGCCTGTGGCGATGATTTAATTTATTTAAGCAACCTTAATAAACTGAAGCATCATCCTATTTTACAACATCCTGAAATTGAGTTTCCGTATAGTGAGCAGTATATTTCTTTAAGTCATAAAAAATACCACGACTTCATATTTAAATTAAAGGACCTCATTATAAGTACAGATTTTGATTACCATCCTGCTTATACAAATGTGGATGATTATTATGGTCTTATTCCCAATCCTATTCATTTAGAAAAACTCGTTGCGCTACCACTTCCTAAACCAAATCCTATTGTGATTTTTCACGGCATCAATCAGGTAAATTATTATAAAAAAGGAAACAACTATTTTGAAGCAGCACTTGAAATTATTCAGAATAAATATCCCAATCGTGTTCAGGTAGTTTCAGTTTCTAATATTCCGTACGCCGAATATATAAACGCATACGATAATGCACATATCATTTTAGATCAGACCTACGCCGAAGATCAAGGTTACAATGCTCTAGAAGCGATGGCAAAAGGCAAAGTAGTGTTTACCGGTGCCGGTGAGCTTTTTACAAAACACTACAAGCTTGCTAAAAATAGTGTGGCTATACATACTATACCTGACGCTGAAATAATCGCTGATGATTTGGAGCAACTCATTTTAAATCCTTCTCTCATCACTGAAATAGGCTTGAATGCCCGAAAGTTTATAGAAGAATATCACGATAGTACTGCTATAGCAAAACAATACATTAAAGCCTGGGAAACGGCTAAACCCAAAACTGACGCAGTTTCCGCTTGA
- a CDS encoding glycosyltransferase gives MRSNLKNIGILTESLAGGGAERSAALLSIELTDLGYEVHLCTITDAVGYAYKGKLLNLGLLKNTRNDPFNKLKRFLYFKNYLKQNQIQVVLDFRMRSSIIKEIVIRKFFYKTSLPVYMVRSSHIAYYFPKNKTLNKWFFKNSFINVLSHSTRLELEKCYKLQHIEVIPNSISLASYADYYDLPDGIQNTYIIASGRLERGVKQFDKLIEAYAESILPEHNIDLLILGQGEMLETLKALVARKHLQHRVHFKGFVDNPENYVANALFSVMCSNYEGFPRVILESLACQTSVIATNSPTGPAEILDGSNGILVPYQDFKGLTKAMNELALNTELRLKFKAAARASIRKFDTSVISTDWQNYLERIYEYSQTHSIT, from the coding sequence CTGAGATCAAATCTTAAAAATATAGGTATTCTAACCGAGTCGCTAGCGGGAGGTGGTGCAGAGCGATCTGCAGCTTTACTATCAATAGAGCTTACAGATTTGGGCTATGAGGTGCACCTTTGCACAATTACAGACGCCGTGGGGTATGCCTACAAGGGGAAGTTGCTAAATCTTGGGTTATTGAAGAATACCCGTAATGATCCCTTTAATAAATTAAAAAGGTTCCTCTATTTTAAAAACTACCTGAAACAGAATCAGATTCAGGTGGTGCTTGATTTTAGAATGCGTAGTTCTATTATTAAGGAAATTGTAATTAGAAAGTTTTTTTACAAAACGAGTCTTCCGGTTTATATGGTGCGCAGTTCACATATAGCGTATTACTTTCCAAAAAATAAAACGCTCAACAAATGGTTTTTTAAGAATAGCTTTATAAATGTACTCAGTCATTCAACCAGATTAGAGCTAGAAAAATGCTACAAGCTTCAACATATTGAAGTTATACCCAATTCTATTTCGTTAGCATCATACGCAGATTATTATGATTTACCAGATGGAATTCAAAATACATATATCATTGCTTCGGGAAGATTAGAACGGGGTGTTAAGCAATTTGATAAATTAATTGAAGCGTATGCAGAAAGTATATTGCCCGAACATAATATAGATTTGTTGATTCTGGGACAGGGTGAAATGCTTGAAACTTTAAAAGCACTGGTGGCAAGGAAACATTTACAACATCGTGTACATTTTAAAGGCTTTGTCGACAATCCTGAAAATTATGTGGCCAATGCGCTTTTTTCGGTAATGTGTAGTAACTACGAGGGATTTCCCAGAGTTATTCTTGAAAGTCTGGCGTGTCAAACTTCAGTAATAGCGACCAACAGCCCTACCGGTCCTGCAGAAATTTTAGACGGCAGTAACGGCATTCTCGTACCGTATCAAGATTTTAAAGGCTTAACTAAGGCCATGAATGAATTAGCCTTAAACACCGAACTTAGACTTAAATTTAAAGCTGCTGCCCGAGCTAGTATTCGTAAATTTGACACTTCAGTAATTAGTACAGACTGGCAAAATTATTTGGAACGCATTTATGAATATTCCCAGACGCATAGCATTACCTAA